In the genome of Thiobacter sp. AK1, one region contains:
- the yjgA gene encoding ribosome biogenesis factor YjgA codes for MPAKATQRYHTLTSSSMDSREDQARFVSKTRRKQDMLALQALGEALTRLPPSHLAKLKLPENLFDAIETAKRLCSREAIRRQMQYIGRLMRQVDPTPIRAQLEAWRSRSAAETAHHHRLEQWRDRLLADDAALERLAAEHPGLELKALRTLIRNARREAQQGKPPRAARALFRALRSQIQAPEAAPNGADRPMDEFY; via the coding sequence ATGCCCGCAAAAGCGACCCAGCGCTATCACACACTTACGTCATCCTCGATGGACAGCAGGGAAGACCAGGCACGCTTCGTCAGCAAGACACGGCGCAAGCAAGACATGCTGGCGTTACAGGCGCTGGGCGAGGCGCTCACGCGCCTTCCGCCTTCGCACCTCGCAAAACTCAAGCTGCCCGAAAACTTGTTCGATGCCATCGAAACCGCCAAGCGGCTGTGCAGCCGTGAAGCCATTCGCCGGCAGATGCAGTACATCGGCCGGCTCATGCGCCAAGTGGATCCGACGCCCATCCGCGCCCAGCTTGAGGCGTGGCGCAGTCGCAGCGCGGCCGAGACCGCGCACCATCACCGGCTGGAGCAATGGCGCGACCGGCTGCTCGCCGACGATGCCGCCCTCGAGCGGCTAGCGGCCGAGCATCCGGGCTTGGAACTCAAAGCCCTGCGCACCCTGATCCGCAACGCGCGTCGCGAGGCGCAGCAGGGTAAGCCGCCCCGTGCCGCGCGCGCCCTGTTCCGCGCCCTGCGCAGCCAAATACAAGCCCCAGAGGCAGCGCCGAACGGCGCTGACCGGCCCATGGACGAGTTTTATTGA
- a CDS encoding alpha/beta hydrolase, with product MEDTPPPLEVCTGPHPSASVIWLHGLGADGYDFLPVAQELDLRGLPDVRFVFPHAPMRPVTWNNGYVMPAWYDIIAIGPGAPEDETGLGDSRQRVEALIAREKERGIAPHHIVLAGFSQGGAVALFTALRHPARLAGVLALSTYLPLAARLPAEATPANRALPIFMAHGTQDGIVPLALAEASRQKLETLGHPVEWHTYAMAHTVCAAEIADIAARLRRVLA from the coding sequence ATGGAAGACACGCCCCCTCCCTTGGAGGTCTGCACCGGCCCGCATCCCAGCGCCAGCGTGATCTGGCTGCACGGCCTGGGCGCAGATGGCTATGACTTCCTGCCCGTCGCACAGGAACTTGACTTGCGCGGCCTGCCGGATGTGCGCTTCGTCTTCCCCCACGCGCCCATGAGGCCGGTGACCTGGAATAACGGCTACGTGATGCCGGCCTGGTACGACATCATCGCCATCGGGCCTGGCGCGCCGGAAGACGAAACCGGCCTAGGTGACTCGCGTCAGCGAGTGGAAGCGCTGATCGCACGGGAGAAAGAACGGGGCATCGCACCGCATCACATCGTGCTGGCGGGATTTTCCCAGGGCGGCGCAGTGGCCTTGTTCACAGCACTCCGCCACCCCGCGCGTCTGGCTGGGGTGCTGGCGCTTTCCACCTATTTGCCGCTGGCAGCCAGGCTGCCTGCGGAAGCAACGCCTGCCAACCGAGCGCTGCCCATCTTCATGGCCCACGGCACGCAAGACGGCATCGTACCTTTGGCGTTGGCCGAGGCCAGCCGCCAAAAGCTCGAGACGCTGGGCCATCCGGTGGAGTGGCACACTTACGCCATGGCCCACACGGTGTGCGCCGCGGAAATCGCCGACATCGCTGCCCGGCTGCGGCGAGTGCTCGCCTGA
- the pmbA gene encoding metalloprotease PmbA — translation MPVAETARFSHSIDTLKQITKDILAQAAKAGATGCEAEVTQGFGQSVTVRLGEVETIEYNRDKGLGVTVYFGHKRGHASTSDFSPQAIRDTVDKAVTIARYTAEDPYAGLPELELLAREVPDLDLYHPWDLSADDAVKLARACEAAALAVDPRINNSEGATVSTQESVFVFGNSLGFLGGYPSSRHGISCAVIAESASGMQRDYWYTSARDRADLEPAEAVGRRAGERTLRRLDARKPKTCQVPVIFEAPVATGLIASFVSAVSGGNLYRGTSFLRDSLGQQVFSPLVRIAERPHLPKGLASAPFDHEGVATHDREVVKEGVLQGYFLSSYSARKLGLRSTGNAGGNHNLIVADTGVDFAGLLKQMGTGLLVTELLGQGVNPVTGDYSRGAAGFWVENGEIRYPVEEITVAGNLKDMFKGILAIGNDRLVRGSRQCGSILIERMTVAGE, via the coding sequence CTGCCCGTGGCCGAAACCGCGCGTTTTTCCCATTCCATCGACACCCTGAAACAAATCACCAAAGACATTCTCGCCCAGGCGGCCAAGGCGGGCGCCACGGGCTGCGAGGCGGAGGTCACCCAGGGCTTCGGCCAGAGCGTGACGGTGCGTCTGGGCGAAGTGGAGACCATCGAATACAACCGCGACAAGGGGCTGGGCGTGACGGTGTATTTCGGCCACAAGCGCGGCCATGCCAGCACCTCGGATTTTTCGCCCCAGGCCATTCGCGACACCGTGGACAAGGCGGTGACCATCGCCCGCTACACGGCGGAAGACCCATACGCGGGCTTGCCCGAGCTGGAGCTTTTGGCGCGGGAGGTGCCGGATCTCGATCTCTATCACCCCTGGGATCTCTCCGCGGATGATGCAGTTAAGCTGGCGCGCGCTTGCGAGGCAGCGGCGCTGGCGGTCGATCCGCGCATCAACAATTCCGAGGGGGCCACGGTCTCTACCCAGGAATCCGTGTTCGTGTTCGGCAATAGCTTGGGCTTTCTCGGCGGCTATCCGTCCTCGCGTCATGGCATTTCTTGCGCGGTGATCGCCGAGTCGGCCTCCGGCATGCAGCGCGATTATTGGTACACCAGCGCGCGCGACCGCGCCGATCTGGAGCCAGCCGAAGCCGTCGGCCGCCGCGCGGGGGAGCGTACCCTACGCCGCCTGGACGCGCGTAAGCCCAAGACCTGTCAGGTGCCGGTGATCTTCGAGGCGCCGGTGGCGACCGGCTTGATTGCCAGCTTCGTGTCGGCGGTGTCCGGCGGCAACCTCTATCGGGGCACATCCTTCCTGCGCGACAGCCTCGGGCAGCAGGTGTTCTCGCCCTTGGTGCGGATCGCCGAGCGCCCCCATCTGCCTAAGGGCCTCGCCAGCGCGCCATTCGACCACGAGGGCGTCGCCACCCACGACCGCGAGGTCGTCAAAGAGGGCGTGCTGCAGGGTTATTTCCTGTCCAGCTATTCTGCGCGCAAGCTGGGCCTGCGTTCTACCGGCAACGCAGGCGGCAATCACAACCTCATCGTCGCCGATACCGGCGTGGATTTCGCAGGCTTGCTCAAGCAGATGGGCACGGGTCTTTTGGTGACGGAGCTCCTCGGCCAGGGCGTGAATCCGGTGACAGGCGACTATTCCCGCGGCGCGGCGGGGTTCTGGGTGGAAAATGGCGAGATTCGCTACCCGGTGGAGGAAATCACCGTCGCCGGCAACCTCAAGGACATGTTCAAGGGCATTCTCGCCATCGGCAACGATCGCCTCGTGCGAGGCTCGCGCCAGTGTGGTTCCATTCTGATCGAACGGATGACGGTGGCGGGCGAATGA
- the mog gene encoding molybdopterin adenylyltransferase yields the protein MTAANQELIIGLVSTSDRASQGVYEDRGIPALEEWFRAALASPWRSITRLIPDERAVIEQTLIDLVDHHGCHLVVTTGGTGPAPRDVTPDATLAVAERVMPGFGEAMRAVSLKYVPTAILSRQVGVIRGRCLILNLPGQPKAIKETLDGIFAAVPYCIELIGGPYVTTHEEVIKAFRPKSAKPPAP from the coding sequence ATGACCGCAGCCAACCAGGAATTGATCATCGGCCTTGTGAGCACCAGCGACCGCGCAAGCCAAGGCGTGTACGAAGACCGCGGCATCCCCGCGCTCGAAGAATGGTTCCGCGCCGCCCTCGCCTCGCCCTGGCGCAGCATCACGCGCCTGATTCCAGACGAGCGCGCCGTCATCGAACAGACACTGATCGACCTGGTGGACCACCACGGCTGCCATCTGGTGGTCACCACCGGCGGCACCGGACCCGCTCCGCGCGACGTCACGCCAGATGCCACCCTCGCCGTGGCAGAGCGCGTCATGCCAGGCTTTGGCGAGGCGATGCGCGCGGTGAGCCTGAAATACGTGCCCACCGCCATCCTATCGCGCCAGGTGGGCGTGATCCGCGGCCGCTGCCTGATCCTCAACTTGCCCGGCCAGCCCAAAGCCATCAAGGAAACCCTGGATGGCATCTTCGCCGCCGTGCCCTATTGCATCGAGCTCATTGGCGGTCCTTACGTGACCACCCATGAAGAGGTGATCAAGGCCTTCCGTCCCAAGTCCGCCAAGCCGCCGGCCCCATGA